A stretch of the Marivirga tractuosa DSM 4126 genome encodes the following:
- a CDS encoding efflux RND transporter permease subunit: MLNRILKYFLYNKLVTFLLLIGLVAWGIAVAPFGWNVNILPSDPVPVDAIPNYGENQQIVFTQWSGRSPQDIEDQISYPLTTYLLGIPGVKTIRSSSIFGFSSIYIIFDEEKEFYWTRSRILEKLNSIPDGLLPESVQPTLGPDATALGQVYWYTIEGRDAEGNPTGGWDLHEIRSVQDFYVKYGLNAAENVSEVASIGGFVKEYQIDVDPDALKVYNISLTKVMSAVKNSNRDVGAKTIEINQAEYLVRGLGYIENIEDIESAVVAVVDNTPVQIKDIAKVSLGPATRRGILDKDGAEVVGGVVVARYGANPLQVINNVKDKIEEIAPGMPSKTLADGTKSTLTIVPFYDRSELIYETLGTLEDALTLQILISILVITIMVYRLRASILISSLLPIAVLMVFIAMRYFGVDANIVALSGIAIAIGTMVDLGIILTENVIKHLDDAPKEQKLIETIYNGASEVSGAILTAVSTTIVSFIPVFTLQAAEGKLFSPLAFTKTFALVAALVVSLLILPALAHLFFGFKIKNKRFNKLANPGLILLGLIGLIFGYIWAGVVVLLFGLFGIVNQIIVKKEVKLPNVFAWILKRSDLIIAVFAVLWLLAEYWLPLGPAKSLISNFIFVAVIVGVILALFILIETYYKNILSLCLEHKKTFLSIPTFFILLGIVIWLGFNTVFGFVSKGFEKVGWNVQETKVWSAIAETFPGIGEEFMPTLDEGSFLLMPTSMPHSGVEYNRKVLGQLDMMLTNIPEVELTVGKLGRVESALDPAPVSMFENVINYKPEYILNGKGKRQRFKVNEIGDFQISTDNKLSDLNYDSNGNSKEIFFNTKARKFTDEEGKALGDELQNEISTQVGGDFKAYLVKDSDGQYFRNWREEIKSPDDIWKEIAKVTKIPGVTSAPKLQPIETRLVMLQTGMRAPMGIKVFGPDLRTIESFSLQLENILQEVPSVKSEAVFADRIVGKPYMLLDINREEIARYGLSIEDVQQFIETAIGGMTVTNTVEGRERFPVRVRYPRELRENPEELSRMLISTPTGAQIPLGQILDIEYERGPQAIKSENTFLVGYVLFDKKDGFAEVTAVEDSRNLIQEKIDNGELEVPKGVNYKFSGSYENQVRAEKRLSIIVPIVLLVIFLILYFQFKSVLTSFMVFSGIALAFSGGFIMLWFYGQDWFFNFEWFDINFRSLFQISTINLSVAVWVGFIALFGIATDDGVVMATYLDQSFDKNKTDNIKGIRSAVIEAGQKRIKPAVMTSTTTIIALFPILTSTGKGSDIMVPMAIPAFGGMLMAALTYFLIPVLYAMKEEHKLKNTQK, from the coding sequence ATGTTAAATCGAATCCTCAAATATTTCTTATATAATAAGTTAGTCACCTTTTTACTTTTAATCGGATTAGTAGCCTGGGGTATAGCTGTGGCACCTTTTGGATGGAATGTTAATATTTTACCCTCTGATCCGGTTCCAGTAGATGCAATTCCCAATTATGGTGAAAACCAGCAGATTGTGTTTACGCAATGGTCTGGTCGTTCACCACAGGATATTGAAGATCAAATCTCTTATCCTTTAACTACTTATTTATTGGGGATTCCCGGTGTGAAAACCATCCGGAGCTCATCTATTTTCGGCTTTTCTAGTATCTACATCATTTTTGATGAAGAAAAGGAATTTTACTGGACGCGATCTCGTATTCTTGAAAAGCTCAATTCAATTCCTGATGGACTATTGCCTGAATCTGTACAGCCAACTTTAGGTCCTGATGCTACTGCTCTAGGACAAGTCTATTGGTACACAATTGAAGGAAGGGATGCAGAAGGCAACCCGACAGGTGGCTGGGATTTACATGAAATTCGCTCAGTGCAGGACTTCTATGTCAAATATGGACTAAATGCCGCTGAGAATGTTTCGGAAGTAGCTTCCATAGGAGGATTCGTAAAAGAATATCAAATAGATGTAGACCCAGATGCACTAAAAGTTTATAATATTTCCCTTACCAAGGTAATGAGTGCAGTAAAGAATTCTAACCGAGATGTGGGAGCTAAAACGATTGAAATTAATCAGGCGGAGTATTTGGTTAGAGGTTTAGGCTATATTGAAAACATTGAAGATATTGAATCGGCTGTGGTAGCTGTAGTAGATAATACTCCAGTTCAGATTAAAGATATTGCCAAAGTTTCCTTAGGTCCAGCAACTAGAAGAGGGATTTTGGATAAGGATGGTGCTGAAGTTGTAGGTGGAGTAGTAGTAGCACGGTATGGTGCCAATCCTTTGCAGGTTATTAATAATGTCAAAGATAAAATTGAAGAGATAGCTCCCGGAATGCCAAGTAAAACATTGGCGGATGGTACCAAAAGCACTTTGACTATCGTCCCTTTTTATGATAGGTCTGAACTGATATATGAGACTTTAGGAACGCTTGAAGATGCGCTGACTTTACAGATTCTGATTTCCATTTTGGTCATTACCATTATGGTTTATCGATTGCGTGCCTCTATTTTAATTTCTTCATTATTACCCATAGCCGTTTTAATGGTTTTCATTGCCATGCGCTATTTCGGAGTGGATGCCAATATAGTAGCACTCTCAGGTATTGCCATTGCCATTGGAACCATGGTCGATTTGGGGATTATTCTAACTGAAAATGTTATCAAGCATTTGGATGATGCTCCCAAAGAGCAAAAACTAATTGAGACCATTTATAATGGTGCATCGGAAGTTTCAGGAGCAATTTTGACTGCAGTTTCTACCACTATAGTCAGTTTTATTCCGGTATTTACTTTGCAAGCAGCCGAAGGTAAACTATTTAGCCCATTGGCTTTCACAAAAACTTTTGCTTTAGTAGCTGCTTTGGTGGTGAGTTTATTAATCCTGCCTGCTTTAGCTCATCTCTTTTTTGGCTTTAAAATTAAAAATAAGAGATTCAATAAATTGGCAAATCCAGGGCTAATTTTGTTGGGTTTAATAGGTTTAATTTTCGGATATATCTGGGCAGGAGTAGTTGTTTTGCTTTTTGGTTTATTTGGAATTGTAAATCAGATAATTGTAAAAAAAGAAGTTAAATTACCTAATGTCTTTGCTTGGATTCTGAAACGCTCAGATTTGATTATTGCTGTTTTTGCAGTCTTGTGGCTGTTGGCTGAGTATTGGCTTCCACTGGGTCCGGCTAAATCCCTCATCAGCAATTTTATTTTTGTGGCCGTAATTGTAGGTGTGATTTTAGCCTTATTTATACTAATTGAAACTTATTACAAAAATATTCTGAGTCTATGTTTAGAACATAAAAAGACTTTTCTATCCATTCCCACCTTTTTTATCCTATTAGGAATTGTAATCTGGTTAGGATTTAATACTGTTTTTGGCTTTGTATCTAAGGGCTTTGAAAAAGTCGGTTGGAATGTACAAGAAACTAAGGTTTGGTCAGCAATTGCCGAAACTTTTCCTGGAATAGGAGAGGAGTTTATGCCTACCTTGGATGAAGGTAGTTTCTTATTAATGCCGACTTCCATGCCACATTCGGGTGTGGAATACAACAGAAAGGTCTTAGGTCAACTGGATATGATGTTGACTAATATTCCTGAAGTGGAACTCACTGTGGGAAAACTTGGAAGAGTAGAATCTGCCCTAGATCCTGCACCGGTTTCGATGTTTGAGAATGTCATTAATTATAAGCCGGAATATATTCTGAATGGAAAGGGAAAGAGGCAAAGGTTTAAGGTTAATGAAATAGGCGATTTTCAAATCAGCACCGATAATAAATTATCTGATTTGAATTATGATTCAAATGGAAATTCCAAAGAAATCTTCTTTAATACTAAAGCCAGAAAATTCACAGATGAAGAAGGCAAGGCCTTAGGTGATGAACTGCAAAATGAAATTTCAACTCAAGTTGGAGGTGATTTTAAAGCATATTTGGTAAAAGATTCAGATGGACAGTACTTCCGAAATTGGCGAGAGGAAATCAAAAGTCCCGATGACATTTGGAAAGAAATTGCTAAGGTGACTAAAATTCCTGGGGTGACTTCTGCGCCTAAACTTCAGCCTATTGAAACCAGATTGGTAATGCTTCAAACTGGCATGAGAGCACCTATGGGGATTAAAGTTTTTGGTCCGGATTTAAGAACCATAGAATCCTTTTCATTGCAACTAGAAAATATTCTGCAAGAAGTTCCTTCTGTTAAATCAGAGGCAGTATTTGCCGATAGAATTGTAGGGAAACCTTATATGCTTTTGGATATCAACCGAGAAGAAATTGCTCGCTATGGCTTAAGCATAGAGGATGTTCAGCAATTTATTGAAACCGCAATTGGTGGCATGACGGTCACTAACACAGTAGAAGGCAGAGAGCGTTTTCCAGTGAGGGTGAGGTATCCTAGAGAGTTGAGAGAAAATCCAGAGGAGCTTTCACGCATGTTGATTTCTACTCCAACTGGCGCTCAAATTCCATTAGGGCAAATTCTGGATATCGAATATGAACGAGGTCCACAAGCAATAAAAAGTGAAAATACCTTTTTAGTAGGCTATGTCTTATTTGATAAGAAAGATGGTTTTGCCGAAGTTACCGCAGTAGAAGATTCCCGAAATCTGATTCAAGAGAAAATTGATAATGGTGAATTGGAAGTGCCAAAAGGCGTGAATTATAAATTCTCTGGTAGCTATGAAAATCAGGTTCGTGCGGAGAAAAGACTGAGTATCATTGTTCCGATTGTCCTATTGGTCATTTTCTTGATTCTATATTTCCAGTTTAAGTCTGTACTGACCAGTTTTATGGTCTTCTCCGGAATTGCCCTGGCATTTAGCGGTGGCTTTATAATGCTCTGGTTTTACGGACAAGATTGGTTTTTCAATTTTGAATGGTTTGATATCAATTTCAGGTCCTTATTCCAAATCAGTACGATCAATTTGAGTGTAGCGGTTTGGGTGGGCTTTATTGCACTCTTTGGAATAGCCACCGATGATGGAGTGGTAATGGCGACTTACCTCGATCAAAGTTTCGATAAAAATAAGACCGACAATATCAAAGGAATTAGGAGTGCAGTAATTGAAGCAGGACAAAAAAGAATTAAGCCTGCAGTGATGACTTCCACCACAACCATTATTGCATTGTTTCCAATTCTGACTTCAACAGGCAAAGGTTCTGATATTATGGTACCTATGGCAATTCCTGCATTTGGAGGAATGTTGATGGCGGCACTTACATACTTTTTGATTCCGGTGCTTTATGCTATGAAGGAGGAACATAAATTAAAGAATACCCAAAAGTAA
- a CDS encoding PD-(D/E)XK nuclease family protein, which translates to MQNTFLEELAHTLYTQLGKDISNYTVIFPNRRAGLFFNRALRKLINEPIWAPEAMAIEDFVRQKSNYAVPDQLSLVFSLHEVFQKHAPFKEDFEQFYFWGDMLVKDFNDVDHYMADARPLFANLLEWKKLADTDFLTEDQVQLIEKFWKSFEAKPKDAQEKFARNWNILFPVYQDFKQKLKAENQAYNGMLYRDYAEKLKAGELQISVHLIFAGFNALTKTEEIIISEAVKQGAQIYWDMDAYYAAPENTMQEAGNFFREYSKHPILGKTFPEVLPDRIIKETPQINITEVKGNIAQAKFLGQLLSEQKIDQPEKTAIILGDESLLFPVLYALPEAIQKVNVTMGYPLRFASIYQLMNICLYLQKNKREETGKITFNHRDVLKILKHPFVGNLLGDVAKTKIHHIESNNIIRLELRDLYSENEEENTLLEILFNDGSDNYFLYLRTILQYVHQEQIESTEQEFISEIYKQINQLEQIISEFKLVLDINAFIRLFNRIIQSIRVPFSGEPLEGIQIMGVLESRNLDFENIYFLSMSEDNFPGGANNQSFIPYNIRKAYGLPTLEQRDAIYAYLFNRLLQRSNQLHLMYNSDNSGGKGGEPSRYLLQLQYELGIQTQKVKLQSLNQDPQAASPVSITVEKNEAIWQILKSYNEKRFLSASALKTYLNCRLQFYFRYIAGLKERDEVSEDLDAADFGNILHHVMEKLYGSVLNQLLDANKIILLKKDIDKFIKEEFAELYGKKEKVSEFEFEGRNIIIRDVVKRMVVQILNYDAQIAPFTVKKVEGEYEFAIALEDGQKIRLQGSIDRLDEQGTSIRVIDYKSGGDEVKFPDIESLFDRNHKDRNGAAMQTLIYSYLFIKSDEFEEGKNVVPGLYNGKGIFNSDFSEKLKLNKKELNNAEVLMEEFEKGLKNLLTEIFISEQAFEQTEKLENCTYCAYKTICNR; encoded by the coding sequence ATGCAAAACACATTTTTAGAAGAACTAGCCCATACATTATACACTCAGTTAGGAAAAGACATTTCCAACTATACCGTCATTTTCCCTAATAGAAGGGCAGGCTTATTTTTCAATCGAGCACTTCGAAAGCTAATTAATGAACCCATTTGGGCACCAGAAGCCATGGCAATTGAAGATTTCGTTCGACAAAAAAGTAATTATGCAGTTCCTGATCAATTAAGTTTAGTTTTCTCTCTTCATGAGGTTTTTCAAAAGCATGCACCATTCAAAGAAGACTTTGAACAGTTCTATTTTTGGGGAGATATGTTGGTGAAAGATTTTAACGATGTAGACCATTATATGGCGGATGCTCGACCACTTTTTGCCAATTTATTAGAGTGGAAAAAACTGGCAGATACTGATTTTTTAACGGAAGATCAGGTTCAGTTAATTGAAAAATTCTGGAAGAGTTTTGAAGCTAAACCTAAAGACGCTCAAGAGAAATTTGCCCGAAATTGGAATATACTTTTCCCAGTTTATCAGGATTTTAAGCAGAAATTGAAAGCTGAAAATCAAGCCTATAATGGCATGCTGTATAGAGATTATGCTGAAAAGCTAAAAGCAGGAGAATTACAGATTTCAGTGCATTTGATTTTTGCTGGATTCAATGCATTAACCAAAACAGAAGAAATCATTATTTCAGAAGCCGTTAAGCAAGGCGCACAGATTTATTGGGATATGGATGCTTATTATGCCGCTCCCGAAAACACTATGCAAGAAGCGGGAAATTTTTTTAGGGAATATTCCAAACACCCTATTTTAGGGAAGACTTTTCCAGAAGTGCTGCCTGATAGAATCATTAAGGAAACGCCACAAATTAACATCACGGAAGTTAAAGGTAATATAGCTCAGGCCAAGTTTTTAGGCCAATTACTAAGCGAACAGAAGATTGACCAGCCTGAAAAAACGGCTATCATTTTGGGAGATGAAAGTTTACTATTTCCAGTCTTGTATGCGCTTCCTGAAGCCATCCAAAAGGTAAATGTTACCATGGGGTATCCGCTTCGCTTTGCTTCCATCTATCAGTTAATGAATATTTGTCTGTATCTGCAAAAGAATAAAAGAGAAGAAACTGGTAAAATTACTTTCAATCATAGGGATGTTCTGAAAATCTTAAAGCATCCTTTTGTAGGAAATTTATTGGGTGATGTTGCTAAAACAAAAATCCATCATATAGAATCCAACAATATTATCCGCTTGGAATTAAGAGATCTGTATTCGGAAAATGAAGAAGAAAATACTCTTTTGGAAATCCTATTTAATGATGGTTCAGATAACTACTTTTTATATTTAAGAACCATATTGCAATATGTCCATCAAGAGCAAATTGAATCCACCGAGCAGGAATTTATATCTGAAATTTATAAACAGATTAATCAGCTAGAACAAATCATAAGTGAGTTCAAATTGGTTTTGGATATCAATGCTTTTATCCGATTATTCAATCGCATAATTCAATCTATCAGAGTGCCGTTTTCAGGTGAACCATTAGAAGGCATTCAAATCATGGGAGTTTTGGAATCTCGAAATCTGGATTTTGAAAATATTTATTTTCTGAGTATGAGTGAAGATAACTTTCCAGGTGGGGCAAACAATCAATCGTTTATTCCCTATAATATCCGGAAAGCTTATGGTTTGCCGACATTAGAGCAAAGAGATGCAATTTACGCCTATTTGTTTAATCGTCTTTTGCAGCGATCCAATCAGTTACATTTAATGTACAATAGCGATAACAGTGGTGGAAAAGGTGGTGAGCCCAGTCGTTATCTTTTACAATTGCAGTATGAATTGGGTATTCAGACTCAAAAAGTAAAATTACAAAGCCTCAATCAAGACCCACAAGCGGCATCTCCTGTATCTATTACTGTCGAGAAAAATGAGGCGATTTGGCAGATTCTAAAATCATATAATGAGAAAAGATTCCTGTCCGCTTCAGCTTTGAAGACTTATTTGAATTGCAGGTTGCAATTTTATTTCCGTTACATTGCTGGTTTGAAAGAAAGGGATGAAGTCAGTGAAGATTTAGATGCAGCGGATTTTGGAAACATCCTTCATCATGTAATGGAAAAATTATATGGTTCGGTTTTAAATCAACTGCTAGATGCTAATAAAATCATCCTTTTAAAGAAAGATATTGATAAATTCATAAAAGAGGAGTTTGCAGAGCTTTATGGGAAAAAAGAAAAAGTTTCTGAGTTCGAATTTGAAGGCAGGAATATAATTATCAGAGATGTAGTAAAAAGAATGGTGGTTCAGATCTTGAATTATGATGCTCAAATTGCTCCATTTACTGTTAAAAAGGTTGAGGGTGAATATGAGTTCGCAATAGCACTTGAAGATGGTCAAAAAATTAGACTGCAAGGTTCAATTGATAGGCTAGATGAACAGGGTACTAGCATTAGAGTAATTGATTATAAATCTGGGGGAGATGAGGTCAAATTCCCTGATATAGAAAGTTTATTTGATCGAAACCATAAAGATAGAAATGGTGCGGCAATGCAGACATTAATATACTCCTATCTTTTTATCAAAAGTGATGAATTTGAGGAAGGAAAAAATGTGGTGCCAGGACTCTATAATGGAAAGGGAATATTTAATTCTGATTTTTCCGAAAAATTGAAACTGAACAAAAAGGAGCTGAATAATGCAGAAGTTCTAATGGAGGAATTTGAGAAAGGGTTGAAAAATCTTTTAACTGAAATCTTCATAAGTGAACAAGCATTTGAGCAAACCGAAAAGCTTGAAAATTGTACTTATTGTGCCTACAAGACTATTTGTAATCGATAA
- a CDS encoding HYC_CC_PP family protein: protein MFKQKSILAILLSVLILSTSLGAVMYKHYCGDALQEVAFAEQDKHCTHHAEGKEVPPCHKHEAEKEDCCKTETQKIAVDDVQQQKENNSILKSGASFVSVIYVLVNYLFSNPLDSQAQSSILIFDSPPLYKAPLQVLYQSFLI from the coding sequence GTGTTTAAGCAAAAATCCATACTAGCCATATTACTATCAGTGTTGATTCTAAGCACTAGTTTAGGAGCAGTAATGTATAAGCATTATTGTGGTGATGCCTTGCAGGAAGTGGCATTTGCTGAGCAAGATAAACATTGCACACATCATGCAGAGGGTAAAGAAGTGCCGCCTTGCCATAAGCACGAAGCTGAAAAAGAAGATTGCTGTAAAACAGAAACTCAAAAAATAGCAGTAGATGATGTTCAGCAACAAAAAGAAAACAACTCTATTTTAAAATCAGGGGCTTCATTTGTTTCTGTAATCTACGTATTAGTGAATTACTTATTCTCTAATCCTTTAGATTCACAAGCACAATCATCTATCCTCATTTTTGATAGTCCACCGCTCTACAAAGCGCCATTACAAGTACTATACCAAAGCTTTTTGATTTAA
- a CDS encoding peroxiredoxin: MALKEQQKAPDFELESTSGKNFKLSEKAGEPIILFFYPKNFTKVCTAEVCEFRDAFSEFRDLNVKVVGVSQDTISSHQKFKKENKLPFELLSDPKGKVAKLYKATIPVIGMNRRITYLLDKDLRIKAVYENMFTADQHVKQMIEKL; this comes from the coding sequence ATGGCATTAAAAGAACAGCAAAAAGCACCAGACTTTGAACTTGAATCAACTTCAGGAAAAAACTTCAAACTGTCGGAAAAAGCAGGTGAACCGATAATATTATTCTTTTATCCTAAAAATTTCACAAAGGTTTGTACAGCCGAAGTGTGTGAATTCCGTGATGCTTTTTCTGAATTTAGAGATTTGAATGTCAAAGTTGTTGGGGTAAGTCAGGATACTATTTCCTCTCATCAGAAATTTAAGAAAGAAAATAAATTACCATTTGAATTGCTAAGTGATCCAAAAGGAAAAGTAGCTAAACTTTATAAAGCTACGATACCGGTTATAGGAATGAACAGGAGGATTACCTATTTATTGGACAAAGATTTAAGGATTAAAGCTGTTTATGAAAATATGTTTACGGCAGATCAGCATGTGAAGCAAATGATAGAGAAATTGTAG
- a CDS encoding UvrD-helicase domain-containing protein, with protein sequence MHKENLFTIYKSSAGSGKTFTLTREYLKLAFQNPDHFKKILAVTFTNKATQEMKERIIQNLFDFSRKTPSDMGEQLKSILDLTDTELKEKSQKLLVSILHNYSRFSVQTIDRFFQNVMRSFARELSLQGDGELLLNTDEVRQAVLDLMMEDISDPKHVALKNWIIDFSVNKLEDKGKWDVRKDILSFTEELMKDDFKVIEDALDKEISDYEKLKIFKNKLNKIIVQFENVLDRISKSAFKVIENRGLTLDDFSGKGRSAPNFFNKISKESKTKNKYELSDLLNATVQKALESNGETLAAKSSKKKELILQTASEGLIDFFHEAIHFIQKNIGEYRSAENILKNIYLIGITQHFNRKMQDYKKEEGIQFLSDTTQFLNQIIGTDPAESPFVYEKMGSFYDHFLIDEFQDTSTLQWQNFKPLVENSLSEGNENLVVGDVKQSIYRWRGGDWRLLLKGLKEDISPAFYHEDALSHNFRSKPNVIDFNNDLFSALPSIIKSNAVNKEKNNFTEEVEYLLQDLPDAYNEVVQQKKNDYPYKGFVELQFFEEEDTEEGEKTSWKENALEKFVEDLERLQKSGLKLKDVGILVRKKAEGIEIQDFIEQYKNDNPQKAKEYQYNIISDETLLLSSAHIVNFLLNCFQYLYTGDIIALSQIKFFYQKIINQDNSLIHEIVKVDGKEDFLPNKFLSVQKEMMSLSLLEMSEKLIQIFKLKEIKKEKAYLSAFQDVLLDFGNKGGVPDFLEWWEQNNQSYAIKLQSDEHSARLMTIHKAKGLEFKVCMIPLLEWTLSPNALMAPTLWVNTEGTQFSEIPYLPVKQTSSLKDSVFAHAYWEEEVKSYLDNLNLLYVAMTRAGDALLVNTHAKGKTGYVSKLLLEFAEQQESWQEADRKLAIGFESDFTLMAAQKDKEEEVFSKESVNLTYYESHNWQEKLQIKHSRNLILDDSGLSKTDLGIYVHDIFSQLNDISEIPVLLEKVKAERMLNSEDYESIQKLVKDNLQKGSDLLPWFETDWDVKTEVPVLLTDGSLIRLDRVLLKNYEARILDFKTGKKSDHDKKQLNFYRNTLKKMGYEKVTAYIAYLNPLEIVEV encoded by the coding sequence ATGCATAAGGAAAATCTTTTCACAATTTATAAATCATCTGCTGGTAGTGGCAAAACCTTCACTCTAACTAGGGAATATCTTAAATTAGCATTTCAAAATCCTGATCATTTTAAAAAAATCTTAGCGGTTACTTTTACTAATAAAGCTACGCAGGAAATGAAGGAGCGGATTATTCAGAACCTGTTTGACTTTTCTCGTAAGACTCCTTCAGATATGGGAGAGCAGTTAAAAAGTATTTTAGATTTAACAGATACTGAATTGAAAGAAAAGTCTCAGAAGCTGCTAGTTTCAATACTTCATAATTACAGCCGATTTTCTGTTCAAACAATAGACAGGTTCTTCCAAAATGTAATGCGCTCCTTTGCAAGGGAATTAAGTCTTCAAGGTGATGGAGAGCTGCTTTTAAATACTGATGAAGTAAGGCAAGCAGTGCTTGATTTGATGATGGAAGACATAAGTGATCCAAAACATGTTGCATTAAAAAATTGGATAATAGATTTCTCAGTTAATAAGTTGGAAGATAAAGGCAAATGGGATGTCAGAAAGGATATTCTTTCTTTTACTGAGGAATTAATGAAAGATGATTTTAAGGTCATTGAAGATGCTTTAGATAAGGAGATAAGTGATTATGAGAAGCTGAAAATATTTAAAAACAAGCTCAATAAAATTATTGTTCAGTTTGAAAATGTATTGGATAGGATTAGCAAAAGTGCTTTTAAAGTTATTGAAAACAGGGGTTTAACTCTTGATGATTTTAGCGGGAAAGGTAGATCTGCACCGAATTTTTTCAATAAAATCAGTAAGGAAAGTAAAACAAAGAATAAATACGAATTAAGTGATTTATTAAATGCTACAGTTCAAAAGGCCTTAGAATCAAATGGCGAAACTTTAGCAGCCAAGTCTTCCAAGAAAAAAGAACTTATTCTTCAAACGGCATCAGAAGGCTTAATTGATTTTTTCCATGAAGCCATTCACTTCATTCAAAAAAATATTGGAGAGTATCGCTCAGCTGAAAATATCCTTAAGAATATTTATTTGATTGGGATTACCCAACATTTCAATCGAAAAATGCAGGATTATAAAAAGGAAGAGGGTATTCAGTTTCTTTCTGATACCACTCAATTTTTGAATCAAATAATCGGCACAGACCCAGCTGAAAGTCCATTTGTATATGAGAAAATGGGTAGTTTTTATGATCATTTTCTGATAGATGAGTTTCAGGATACTTCCACTCTTCAATGGCAAAATTTCAAACCGCTAGTAGAAAACTCCCTGTCGGAGGGAAACGAGAATTTAGTGGTAGGAGATGTAAAGCAATCTATTTACCGTTGGCGAGGCGGTGATTGGAGATTATTATTGAAAGGTTTGAAAGAAGATATTTCTCCAGCTTTTTATCATGAAGATGCTTTAAGTCATAATTTCCGAAGTAAGCCTAATGTTATAGATTTTAACAACGATTTATTTTCTGCCTTACCTTCTATTATCAAATCAAATGCAGTTAACAAGGAAAAAAATAATTTCACCGAGGAAGTTGAGTATTTGTTGCAAGATCTGCCAGATGCCTATAATGAAGTAGTGCAGCAAAAGAAAAACGATTATCCTTATAAGGGATTTGTAGAACTACAGTTTTTTGAGGAAGAGGATACAGAAGAAGGAGAAAAAACTAGCTGGAAGGAAAATGCTTTAGAAAAGTTTGTTGAGGATTTAGAACGTTTACAGAAATCAGGTCTCAAACTCAAGGATGTTGGAATTCTAGTAAGAAAAAAAGCAGAAGGAATAGAAATTCAGGATTTTATAGAGCAATACAAAAATGATAATCCACAGAAAGCAAAGGAGTACCAGTACAACATAATATCTGATGAAACCTTGTTGTTGTCCAGTGCCCACATTGTAAATTTTTTATTGAACTGTTTCCAGTACTTATATACGGGAGATATAATAGCGCTTTCCCAAATTAAATTCTTTTATCAGAAAATCATCAATCAGGACAATTCGCTAATACACGAGATTGTGAAGGTGGATGGTAAAGAAGATTTCCTGCCTAATAAATTTTTATCTGTCCAGAAAGAAATGATGAGTTTGAGTTTACTAGAGATGAGTGAAAAACTGATACAAATTTTTAAACTCAAAGAAATTAAAAAGGAAAAAGCGTATCTATCGGCTTTTCAAGATGTATTATTAGATTTTGGTAATAAAGGAGGGGTTCCTGATTTTCTGGAATGGTGGGAACAAAATAATCAATCCTACGCCATTAAATTGCAATCAGATGAGCATTCTGCAAGATTGATGACCATCCATAAAGCTAAAGGATTGGAATTTAAGGTATGCATGATTCCACTTCTGGAATGGACATTAAGCCCTAATGCTTTAATGGCACCTACACTTTGGGTAAATACAGAAGGTACTCAATTTTCAGAAATCCCCTATTTGCCTGTAAAGCAAACTTCTTCATTGAAGGATTCTGTATTTGCTCATGCCTATTGGGAAGAAGAAGTAAAAAGTTATCTGGACAATCTCAATCTCTTGTATGTTGCCATGACGCGTGCAGGGGATGCACTCTTAGTCAATACCCATGCAAAAGGAAAAACAGGCTACGTTTCTAAATTATTATTGGAATTTGCAGAGCAACAAGAAAGTTGGCAAGAGGCGGATAGAAAATTAGCGATTGGATTTGAATCAGATTTTACTTTAATGGCTGCTCAGAAGGATAAAGAAGAAGAGGTGTTTTCAAAGGAATCAGTGAATCTGACTTATTATGAAAGCCATAATTGGCAAGAGAAATTACAAATAAAACATTCTCGAAATTTGATATTGGATGATTCAGGTTTATCAAAAACGGATTTGGGAATTTACGTACACGACATTTTTTCTCAATTAAATGATATATCCGAAATTCCTGTTCTACTTGAAAAAGTAAAAGCCGAGAGAATGCTCAATAGCGAGGATTATGAATCTATTCAGAAACTTGTGAAAGATAATCTTCAAAAAGGAAGTGACTTATTGCCTTGGTTTGAAACGGATTGGGACGTGAAAACAGAAGTGCCTGTTCTACTAACTGATGGTTCCTTAATCCGACTGGATAGGGTTTTGCTGAAAAATTATGAGGCGAGAATATTAGATTTTAAAACAGGTAAAAAATCAGATCACGATAAAAAGCAGCTTAATTTTTATAGAAATACATTGAAGAAAATGGGCTATGAAAAAGTCACAGCCTACATCGCTTATCTAAATCCTTTGGAGATTGTTGAGGTTTAA